From a single Methylosinus sp. H3A genomic region:
- the hisN gene encoding histidinol-phosphatase, which translates to MTAVDFEKFVERLADASGEAILPFFRTSLTAEDKAPGGAFDPVTEADRAAETAMRRLIERTFPDHGIIGEEFGNVRADAEYVWVLDPIDGTKSFICGLPLWGTLIGLQHRGRPCYGLMHQPFTRERFSGDGEAAYWRGPARHHHPESGWKAPPPPAEDRRKLQTRPCASLAEATLMTTSPRLIDERRRDDFFRVEAQTRLSRYGGDCYAYCALAAGHVDLVIETNLNPYDIVALIPIVEGAGGIVTTWDGGPAALGGAIIAAGDKRVHEAAMRELAAG; encoded by the coding sequence ATGACCGCCGTCGATTTCGAAAAATTCGTCGAACGCCTCGCCGACGCCTCAGGCGAGGCGATTCTGCCCTTCTTCCGCACCAGCCTCACCGCGGAGGACAAGGCCCCGGGCGGCGCCTTCGATCCCGTGACCGAGGCCGACCGCGCCGCTGAGACCGCCATGCGGCGGCTCATCGAGCGCACTTTTCCCGATCACGGGATCATCGGCGAGGAATTCGGCAATGTCCGCGCGGACGCCGAATATGTCTGGGTGCTCGATCCCATCGACGGCACCAAGAGCTTTATTTGCGGACTGCCGCTATGGGGCACGCTCATCGGCCTCCAGCATCGCGGCCGGCCCTGCTACGGGCTGATGCACCAGCCCTTCACGCGCGAGCGCTTCTCCGGCGATGGCGAGGCCGCCTATTGGCGCGGGCCCGCCCGCCACCATCACCCCGAATCGGGATGGAAAGCGCCGCCGCCGCCGGCCGAGGATCGCCGCAAGCTGCAGACGCGCCCCTGCGCCTCTCTCGCCGAGGCGACCTTGATGACGACCTCGCCGCGACTCATCGACGAGCGGCGGCGCGACGATTTCTTCCGCGTGGAGGCGCAGACGCGGCTCTCGCGCTATGGCGGCGACTGCTACGCCTATTGCGCGCTCGCCGCCGGCCATGTCGATCTCGTGATCGAGACCAATCTCAATCCGTATGACATTGTCGCGCTGATCCCGATCGTGGAAGGCGCGGGCGGGATCGTCACCACCTGGGACGGCGGCCCGGCGGCGCTGGGCGGCGCGATCATCGCCGCCGGCGACAAGCGCGTGCATGAGGCGGCGATGCGGGAGCTGGCCGCGGGATGA
- a CDS encoding N-formylglutamate amidohydrolase: MDDERAEGPRPADPELHVPFELVEPAELSSPLVFSSPHSGDIYPASFLASSRLDISSLRRSEDAHVHDLFALAPAFGAPLLKAHFPRAFLDLNREPYELDPRMFEDALPEFANTRSLRVAAGLGTIPRVVADAREIYSGRLRVAEALHRIDSLHKPYHAALRGLMERARRRFGVALLVDCHSMPSNVAKESSSGREKRKPDFVLGDRFGASCSADVVDAIETRLRQWGYHVQRNRPYAGGYITEHYGKPGAGWHAVQIEISRNLYMNEADLRRGVDFELLASRLGEIVRLLTQAMGPREQRAAAE, encoded by the coding sequence ATGGACGACGAGCGGGCCGAGGGCCCGAGGCCTGCCGATCCCGAGCTCCATGTTCCGTTCGAGCTGGTCGAGCCCGCCGAGCTCTCCTCGCCGCTCGTGTTCTCGTCGCCTCATTCGGGGGACATTTATCCGGCGAGCTTCCTCGCCAGCTCGCGTCTCGATATTTCGAGCCTGCGCCGGTCCGAGGACGCGCATGTGCATGATCTTTTCGCTCTCGCGCCGGCGTTCGGCGCGCCGCTGCTCAAGGCGCATTTTCCCCGCGCCTTTCTGGATTTGAATCGCGAGCCCTATGAGCTCGACCCGCGCATGTTCGAGGATGCGCTGCCCGAATTCGCCAACACCCGCTCGCTGCGCGTGGCGGCCGGCCTCGGAACCATTCCCCGCGTCGTCGCCGACGCGCGCGAGATTTATTCCGGCCGGCTGCGCGTCGCCGAGGCGCTGCATCGCATCGACAGCCTGCACAAGCCCTATCACGCCGCCCTGCGCGGGCTGATGGAGCGAGCGCGTCGCCGCTTCGGCGTGGCGCTGCTCGTCGACTGCCACTCCATGCCGTCCAATGTCGCTAAGGAGAGCTCCTCCGGGCGCGAGAAGCGCAAGCCGGATTTCGTGCTCGGCGACCGTTTCGGCGCGAGCTGCTCGGCCGATGTCGTCGACGCCATAGAGACGCGGCTGCGGCAATGGGGCTATCATGTGCAGCGCAATCGACCCTATGCGGGCGGCTATATCACCGAGCATTACGGCAAGCCCGGCGCCGGCTGGCATGCGGTGCAGATCGAAATCTCGCGCAATCTCTATATGAACGAGGCCGATCTGCGCCGTGGCGTCGACTTCGAATTGCTGGCCTCCCGGCTCGGCGAGATCGTGCGGCTGCTGACGCAGGCCATGGGGCCACGCGAACAACGCGCCGCCGCCGAATAA
- a CDS encoding DUF1465 family protein, whose protein sequence is MGQASDSVESIQTPVSFAEKLAGSEAFGAMFREGMALVEEAAAYLDGAGRDDAKALPRPEALAYAAESMRLTTRLMQIASWLLLQRAVNQGEITRVQAASDKHKVRLSQQELASNPDVFAHLPQKLRDLAIHSLRLQARVIHLDQLIYGTERGYPSAQSESPVEAQLQRLRNAFAPGL, encoded by the coding sequence ATGGGGCAAGCGTCCGATTCGGTGGAAAGCATTCAGACGCCGGTCTCCTTCGCGGAGAAGCTGGCGGGGTCGGAGGCCTTCGGGGCCATGTTTCGCGAGGGCATGGCGCTTGTCGAGGAGGCGGCCGCCTATCTCGACGGCGCAGGCCGCGACGACGCCAAGGCGCTGCCGCGCCCGGAAGCGCTCGCCTATGCGGCCGAGAGCATGCGGCTGACGACCCGACTGATGCAGATCGCATCCTGGCTGCTGTTGCAGCGGGCGGTCAATCAGGGGGAAATCACAAGGGTGCAGGCCGCGAGCGACAAGCACAAGGTGCGGCTGTCGCAGCAGGAGCTCGCGTCCAATCCAGACGTCTTCGCGCATCTCCCGCAGAAGCTGCGCGATCTCGCCATTCACTCGCTGCGCCTGCAGGCGCGCGTGATCCATCTCGATCAGCTGATCTATGGAACGGAGAGGGGCTACCCTTCCGCGCAATCGGAGAGCCCCGTCGAGGCGCAGCTGCAGCGACTGCGCAACGCTTTCGCTCCAGGCCTCTAA
- a CDS encoding GNAT family N-acetyltransferase translates to MDGRGPISGPRIVARRDSDWAALLDLWVAAWRQTYAEIDFEARRDWLQNHMVQLERSGARTLLLFEGPGRALIGFVTVDPATHWLDQLCVHPDRFGSGAAEALIEAARSLSPARLRLDVNQDNTRAVAFYEREGFVRVAAGGPSLSGRPTLIMEWSSTAKAGP, encoded by the coding sequence ATGGACGGCCGCGGCCCGATATCCGGCCCGCGCATCGTCGCGCGCCGCGATTCGGACTGGGCGGCGCTTCTCGACCTCTGGGTCGCGGCCTGGCGGCAGACCTATGCGGAGATCGATTTCGAGGCGCGCCGCGACTGGCTGCAGAATCATATGGTGCAGCTGGAACGCAGCGGCGCGCGCACGCTGCTCCTGTTCGAGGGCCCCGGCCGCGCGCTCATCGGCTTCGTCACCGTCGATCCGGCCACGCATTGGCTGGACCAGCTCTGCGTGCATCCCGACCGCTTCGGCTCCGGCGCGGCGGAGGCGCTGATCGAGGCGGCGCGCAGCCTCTCGCCGGCGCGGCTGCGGCTCGACGTCAATCAGGACAATACACGCGCCGTCGCATTCTACGAACGCGAGGGCTTCGTGCGCGTCGCCGCAGGCGGGCCGAGCCTTTCGGGACGGCCGACGCTGATCATGGAATGGTCGTCGACCGCCAAGGCCGGTCCCTGA
- a CDS encoding helix-hairpin-helix domain-containing protein, with product MRHILRLCLFAVLSTFAVSALAQAPQPAAPTAKPAKSAPAKPVAPAPEPAKEPAATKPAELLDINSATKEELDALPGIGEARSVAIIKGRPYKGKDELYQKNILPKGVYEKIKDKIIAKQK from the coding sequence ATGCGACATATTTTGCGCCTTTGCCTTTTTGCCGTCCTTTCGACCTTCGCCGTCAGCGCGCTGGCTCAGGCGCCGCAGCCGGCGGCGCCGACCGCCAAGCCGGCCAAGAGCGCGCCCGCCAAGCCAGTCGCGCCGGCGCCGGAGCCCGCCAAGGAGCCGGCCGCCACCAAGCCGGCCGAGCTGCTCGACATAAATTCGGCGACGAAAGAAGAGCTGGACGCGCTCCCCGGCATAGGCGAGGCGCGTTCCGTGGCGATCATCAAGGGGAGGCCCTATAAGGGCAAGGACGAGCTCTATCAGAAGAACATCCTACCCAAAGGCGTCTATGAGAAGATCAAGGACAAGATCATCGCCAAGCAGAAGTGA
- the cpdR gene encoding cell cycle two-component system response regulator CpdR encodes MTDKIAAKILLAEDDTDMRRFLVRALQTAGFSVTSFDNGLSAYDQLRVEPFELLLTDIVMPEMDGIELARRATELDPDIKVMFITGFAAVALNPDNQAPRQAKILSKPFHLKDLVNEVQRLLAA; translated from the coding sequence ATGACCGACAAGATTGCCGCGAAAATCCTGCTGGCGGAAGACGACACCGACATGCGCCGCTTTCTGGTGCGCGCGCTGCAGACGGCCGGATTCTCCGTCACATCATTCGACAACGGCCTCTCCGCCTATGATCAGCTCCGCGTGGAGCCGTTCGAGCTCCTGCTCACCGACATCGTCATGCCGGAGATGGACGGCATAGAGCTCGCGCGCCGGGCCACGGAGCTCGACCCGGACATAAAAGTGATGTTCATCACCGGCTTTGCGGCGGTCGCCCTCAATCCGGACAATCAGGCGCCGCGGCAGGCGAAAATCCTCTCGAAGCCCTTCCACCTCAAGGATCTCGTCAATGAGGTGCAGCGGCTGCTCGCCGCCTGA
- the rpmE gene encoding 50S ribosomal protein L31 → MKKEIHPDYHTIRVVMTDGSEYFTRSTWGSEGDTLNLDIDPKTHPAWTGGSAQLLDRGGRLSRFNSRFGNMSFGKK, encoded by the coding sequence ATGAAGAAAGAAATCCATCCCGACTATCACACGATCAGGGTCGTGATGACCGACGGATCGGAGTATTTCACCCGCTCGACCTGGGGCTCCGAGGGCGACACGCTCAATCTCGACATCGACCCCAAGACGCATCCGGCCTGGACCGGCGGCTCGGCGCAGCTGCTCGACCGTGGCGGTCGCCTGTCGCGCTTCAACTCGCGCTTCGGCAATATGTCCTTCGGCAAGAAGTAA
- a CDS encoding inositol monophosphatase family protein, which translates to MIRSALMNVMTAAAIKAGRSLKRDFGEVENLQVSVKGPGDFVSAADRRAEKVVFEELSRARPGYSFLMEEGGAVEGSDKTHTWHIDPLDGTSNFLHGIPVFAVSIGLEREGQLVAGVVYNPATDDMFVAEKGQGAYFNNRRMRVASRKSLTDSLVACGIPPLAALDRHARFQTELAAVMAKTGNVRRMGAAALDLAFVAAGRCDGYWERGIKPWDIAAGIVLVREAGGFVTDLEGGGDMLPKGAICAGNEAIHRLLLDTVRKA; encoded by the coding sequence ATGATCCGATCCGCATTGATGAACGTCATGACTGCCGCAGCCATCAAAGCGGGGCGCAGCCTGAAGCGCGACTTCGGTGAGGTCGAGAATCTACAGGTGTCCGTGAAGGGCCCCGGCGATTTCGTCTCCGCCGCCGACCGGCGCGCCGAAAAGGTCGTGTTCGAGGAATTGTCGCGCGCCCGTCCGGGCTACAGCTTTCTCATGGAGGAAGGCGGCGCGGTCGAGGGCAGCGACAAGACCCACACCTGGCATATCGATCCACTCGACGGGACGTCCAACTTCCTGCACGGCATTCCGGTTTTCGCGGTCTCGATCGGGCTCGAGCGCGAAGGCCAGCTCGTCGCCGGCGTCGTCTATAATCCGGCGACCGACGACATGTTCGTCGCCGAGAAAGGCCAGGGCGCCTATTTCAACAATCGACGCATGCGGGTCGCCTCGCGCAAATCTCTGACCGACTCGCTCGTGGCTTGCGGCATCCCTCCCCTCGCCGCGCTGGACCGCCACGCCCGCTTCCAGACCGAGCTCGCCGCCGTGATGGCCAAGACCGGCAATGTGCGCCGCATGGGAGCCGCCGCGCTCGATCTCGCCTTCGTCGCGGCCGGCCGCTGCGACGGCTATTGGGAGCGCGGCATCAAGCCTTGGGACATTGCGGCTGGAATCGTGCTGGTGCGGGAAGCCGGCGGCTTCGTCACCGATCTCGAAGGCGGCGGCGACATGCTGCCGAAAGGCGCGATCTGCGCCGGCAATGAGGCGATCCACCGCCTTTTGCTCGACACTGTCCGCAAGGCTTGA